The following are from one region of the Hyla sarda isolate aHylSar1 chromosome 6, aHylSar1.hap1, whole genome shotgun sequence genome:
- the PARP3 gene encoding protein mono-ADP-ribosyltransferase PARP3 isoform X1, translating to MNFSLTSCIGHKMAPKRKAATQTKAPSKGKKVKVKEEIKEEEKEEIIKAPDRFQSAVQALKGATGKKGKAKKDSACPLNCQGDIEVYEDYDCMLNQTNIGNNNNKFYIIQLLHSTSSKNTYYCWNRWGRVGEVGQSKLTNFSDINSVKKDFEKKFKDKTKNNWSDRENFTPHPGKYTMIEVEHDDDEEETGEAVVKVDTVDGVCKKVRPCSLDKPTQDLVSLIFNTDMFKDAMQTMNLDIKKMPLGKLSKAQIAKGFDALEELQAALDRNANKKELSELSSKFFTIIPHNFGRQTPPVIDSQEVLQAKKDMLLVLADIELAQTLQADKVKQEQKVELTEVPHPLDVDYELLKCQLSLLDTKSKEFKVIDTYVKHTGPTYRHLKILNVWRVDREHEEERLKAHEDIDNRRLLWHGTNVAVVAAILKSGLRIMPHSGGRVGRGIYFASENSKSAGYVGTTSSDLGIMFLNEVALGKEHHITQDNSSLKSAPKGYDSVVARGLTEPDPSMDYELILDGRKIIVPQGKPINISEYKTSFFSQSEYLVYKESQARIRYLLLLKF from the exons TGGTCATAAAATGGCTCCAAAGAGAAAAGCAGCAACTCAGACCAAGGCCCCCAGCAAGGGGAAGAAAGTGAAGGTGAAGGAGGAGATTAAggaagaggagaaggaggagatcATTAAAGCTCCAGACCGTTTCCAGAGCGCTGTCCAGGCTCTTAAAGGTGCAACGGGGAAGAAAGGAAAGGCGAAAAAAGACTCAGCCTGCCCACTTAACTGTCAAGGCGACATAGAG GTATACGAGGACTATGATTGTATGCTGAACCAAACGAACATTGGAAACAACAACAATAAGTTTTACATCATCCAACTCCTTCACAGCACGAGCAGCAAGAATACATACTACTGCTGGAACCGCTGGGGCCGAGTG GGAGAGGTGGGTCAGAGCAAGTTAACCAATTTCAGTGATATCAATTCTGTTAAGAAAGACTTTGAAAAGAAGTTTAAAGATaaaacaaagaacaattggtcagaTAGAGAGAACTttactccacatcctggaaagTACACGATGATTGAAGTGGagcatgatgatgatgaagaagaaACTGGCGAAGCAGTGGTCAAG GTGGACACTGTAGATGGAGTGTGTAAAAAGGTCCGGCCCTGCTCTTTGGACAAACCCACCCAAGACCTGGTGTCTCTGATATTCAACACTGACATGTTCAAAGACGCCATGCAGACCATGAACCTAG ATATAAAGAAGATGCCATTAGGGAAGTTGAGTAAAGCGCAAATCGCGAAGGGGTTTGATGCATTAGAAGAACTGCAGGCTGCATTGGACAGAAATGCAAACAAGAAGGAGCTCAGTGAACTGTCCTCTAAATTCTTTACCATCATCCCTCACAACTTTGGACGTCAGACACCCCCTGTCATTGACAGTCAGGAGGTGTTACAAGCCAAGAAGGACATGTTACTGGTCCTTGCAGACATCGAGCTAGCTCAGACCCTCCAAGCAGACAAAGTTAAGCAGGAGCAGAAAGTAGAGCTGACTGAGGTCCCCCACCCCCTGGATGTAGATTATGAGCTCCTCAAGTGTCAACTCAGCCTTCTGGACACAAAGTCTAAAGAATTTAAG GTTATTGACACATATGTGAAGCACACGGGACCAACCTACCGTCACCTGAAGATCCTGAATGTCTGGCGTGTGGACCGAGAGCATGAG GAAGAACGACTCAAAGCCCATGAGGACATTGATAATCGACGCTTGCTGTGGCATGGCACCAACGTTGCTGTAGTGGCTGCTATCCTAAAAAGTGGCCTGCGCATTATGCCCCACTCAGGGGGACGTGTAGGCAGAGGGATATATTTTGCTTCTGAGAACAGCAAATCTGCCGGATACG TTGGTACCACGTCCAGTGACCTTGGAATCATGTTCTTGAATGAAGTGGCTTTGGGGAAGGAGCATCATATCACGCAGGATAATTCCTCTTTGAAAAGTGCTCCAAAGGGCTATGACAGCGTTGTGGCACGTGGACTGACAGAGCCAG ATCCCTCCATGGACTATGAGCTGATATTGGATGGAAGGAAGATAATTGTGCCACAAGGAAAACCGATCAACATTTCTGAGTACAAGACCTCGTTCTTCTCTCAGAGCGAGTACCTAGTGTACAAAGAGAGCCAAGCAAGGATTCGCTACCTACTGTTACTGAAGTTCTAG
- the PARP3 gene encoding protein mono-ADP-ribosyltransferase PARP3 isoform X2 produces MAPKRKAATQTKAPSKGKKVKVKEEIKEEEKEEIIKAPDRFQSAVQALKGATGKKGKAKKDSACPLNCQGDIEVYEDYDCMLNQTNIGNNNNKFYIIQLLHSTSSKNTYYCWNRWGRVGEVGQSKLTNFSDINSVKKDFEKKFKDKTKNNWSDRENFTPHPGKYTMIEVEHDDDEEETGEAVVKVDTVDGVCKKVRPCSLDKPTQDLVSLIFNTDMFKDAMQTMNLDIKKMPLGKLSKAQIAKGFDALEELQAALDRNANKKELSELSSKFFTIIPHNFGRQTPPVIDSQEVLQAKKDMLLVLADIELAQTLQADKVKQEQKVELTEVPHPLDVDYELLKCQLSLLDTKSKEFKVIDTYVKHTGPTYRHLKILNVWRVDREHEEERLKAHEDIDNRRLLWHGTNVAVVAAILKSGLRIMPHSGGRVGRGIYFASENSKSAGYVGTTSSDLGIMFLNEVALGKEHHITQDNSSLKSAPKGYDSVVARGLTEPDPSMDYELILDGRKIIVPQGKPINISEYKTSFFSQSEYLVYKESQARIRYLLLLKF; encoded by the exons ATGGCTCCAAAGAGAAAAGCAGCAACTCAGACCAAGGCCCCCAGCAAGGGGAAGAAAGTGAAGGTGAAGGAGGAGATTAAggaagaggagaaggaggagatcATTAAAGCTCCAGACCGTTTCCAGAGCGCTGTCCAGGCTCTTAAAGGTGCAACGGGGAAGAAAGGAAAGGCGAAAAAAGACTCAGCCTGCCCACTTAACTGTCAAGGCGACATAGAG GTATACGAGGACTATGATTGTATGCTGAACCAAACGAACATTGGAAACAACAACAATAAGTTTTACATCATCCAACTCCTTCACAGCACGAGCAGCAAGAATACATACTACTGCTGGAACCGCTGGGGCCGAGTG GGAGAGGTGGGTCAGAGCAAGTTAACCAATTTCAGTGATATCAATTCTGTTAAGAAAGACTTTGAAAAGAAGTTTAAAGATaaaacaaagaacaattggtcagaTAGAGAGAACTttactccacatcctggaaagTACACGATGATTGAAGTGGagcatgatgatgatgaagaagaaACTGGCGAAGCAGTGGTCAAG GTGGACACTGTAGATGGAGTGTGTAAAAAGGTCCGGCCCTGCTCTTTGGACAAACCCACCCAAGACCTGGTGTCTCTGATATTCAACACTGACATGTTCAAAGACGCCATGCAGACCATGAACCTAG ATATAAAGAAGATGCCATTAGGGAAGTTGAGTAAAGCGCAAATCGCGAAGGGGTTTGATGCATTAGAAGAACTGCAGGCTGCATTGGACAGAAATGCAAACAAGAAGGAGCTCAGTGAACTGTCCTCTAAATTCTTTACCATCATCCCTCACAACTTTGGACGTCAGACACCCCCTGTCATTGACAGTCAGGAGGTGTTACAAGCCAAGAAGGACATGTTACTGGTCCTTGCAGACATCGAGCTAGCTCAGACCCTCCAAGCAGACAAAGTTAAGCAGGAGCAGAAAGTAGAGCTGACTGAGGTCCCCCACCCCCTGGATGTAGATTATGAGCTCCTCAAGTGTCAACTCAGCCTTCTGGACACAAAGTCTAAAGAATTTAAG GTTATTGACACATATGTGAAGCACACGGGACCAACCTACCGTCACCTGAAGATCCTGAATGTCTGGCGTGTGGACCGAGAGCATGAG GAAGAACGACTCAAAGCCCATGAGGACATTGATAATCGACGCTTGCTGTGGCATGGCACCAACGTTGCTGTAGTGGCTGCTATCCTAAAAAGTGGCCTGCGCATTATGCCCCACTCAGGGGGACGTGTAGGCAGAGGGATATATTTTGCTTCTGAGAACAGCAAATCTGCCGGATACG TTGGTACCACGTCCAGTGACCTTGGAATCATGTTCTTGAATGAAGTGGCTTTGGGGAAGGAGCATCATATCACGCAGGATAATTCCTCTTTGAAAAGTGCTCCAAAGGGCTATGACAGCGTTGTGGCACGTGGACTGACAGAGCCAG ATCCCTCCATGGACTATGAGCTGATATTGGATGGAAGGAAGATAATTGTGCCACAAGGAAAACCGATCAACATTTCTGAGTACAAGACCTCGTTCTTCTCTCAGAGCGAGTACCTAGTGTACAAAGAGAGCCAAGCAAGGATTCGCTACCTACTGTTACTGAAGTTCTAG
- the ABHD14B gene encoding putative protein-lysine deacylase ABHD14B translates to MAEAKIEEGSISVSGQTLFFREAVPAQSSSRPPVLLLHGIRFSSQTWLELGTLYKLAAAGHRAVAIDLPGLGRSSDAKAPSPLGEPAPPSFIQDVLDALNMVPAAIISPSLSGMYSLSFVLNNPQNVAAYVPVAPICTDKFKAEDYRRAQFPALIVYGDGDEQLGEVSLNNLKNLPNSQVFCMKGAGHACYLDDPDTWHQKLLEFLGRLK, encoded by the exons ATGGCAGAGGCGAAGATAGAGGAGGGCTCCATCAGTGTTTCTGGACAGACATTATTTTTCCGTGAGGCGGTCCCAGCACAGAGCTCATCCAGGCCGCCCGTCCTCCTGCTCCATGGCATCAGATTCTCCTCCCAGACCTGGCTGGAACTGGGAACTCTGTACAAGTTGGCGGCTGCAGGACATCGCGCTGTCGCAATTGATCTGCCTG GACTAGGACGCTCATCAGATGCTAAGGCCCCTAGTCCATTAGGGGAACCAGCCCCCCCCAGCTTCATACAAGACGTCTTGGATGCCTTAAATATGGTCCCAGCTGCCATTATCAGCCCCTCTCTCAGCGGCATGTACTCTCTCTCCTTCGTCCTGAATAACCCACAAAATGTCGCTGCATATGTGCCAGTTGCCCCTATCTGTACAGACAAGTTTAAAGCGGAGGATTACAGACGAGCTCAG TTTCCTGCCTTGATAGTTTACGGTGATGGTGATGAACAGCTAGGAGAAGTCTCGCTGAACAACCTGAAGAACCTGCCCAATAGTCAAGTGTTCTGCATGAAGGGGGCAGGACACGCCTGTTACCTGGATGATCCGGACACCTGGCACCAAAAGCTCCTGGAGTTTCTGGGCCGCCTGAAATAA